The Parvibaculaceae bacterium PLY_AMNH_Bact1 genome window below encodes:
- a CDS encoding serine hydrolase (Derived by automated computational analysis using gene prediction method: Protein Homology.) has product MRIFMLALMAVVLGGRPDVALAEVLDAEGAAQRLFAAEEVDPEWFANRGLSSAVPRVVQELHEDLGEFRAVEPCAPKCLARFELGEFTFDIAVTADGLISSLWIDPPIIYSASLEEALTKFEELPGDVSVHISGDGEVLGGLNSDSVLAVGSAFKLAVLKALDTLIGAGKLDWHQVVEFEERWRSLPTGQLQDWPTGAPLTIHTLASLMISVSDNTATDALIDLVSRGSLETISPLNRPFLTTREFFQLKRRNASALRETFEEGEFDKRMQILSGLSGKPLPAIGDLNTDPLLQIEWFFSGKELCKLMSDVQHLDVVQINPGIALKGDWEEVAYKGGSDFGALNFTTALISKDGNRYCVSATWNHTQALDETAFSMLYAGLLHHLK; this is encoded by the coding sequence ATGCGGATTTTTATGTTGGCTTTGATGGCTGTCGTGCTTGGGGGAAGACCAGACGTTGCCTTAGCTGAAGTTTTGGATGCTGAAGGAGCTGCCCAGAGACTGTTTGCCGCTGAGGAGGTCGATCCTGAGTGGTTTGCCAACCGAGGGCTCTCATCAGCGGTACCGAGAGTGGTTCAGGAACTTCATGAGGATCTAGGAGAATTTCGGGCCGTGGAGCCTTGCGCACCCAAATGCCTCGCGCGTTTTGAGTTGGGCGAGTTTACCTTTGACATTGCTGTTACGGCAGATGGTCTCATATCGTCTTTATGGATTGACCCGCCCATTATCTATTCAGCTTCCCTTGAGGAGGCGCTCACGAAATTTGAAGAACTGCCCGGCGACGTGTCGGTCCATATCTCAGGCGACGGAGAGGTCCTGGGGGGCCTGAACAGCGATAGCGTCCTTGCTGTGGGATCAGCGTTTAAACTGGCGGTCCTGAAAGCGCTGGATACCCTCATCGGCGCGGGAAAGCTGGACTGGCATCAGGTGGTTGAGTTCGAAGAGAGGTGGCGAAGCCTACCGACCGGGCAGTTACAGGACTGGCCCACAGGTGCGCCGCTTACCATCCACACGCTCGCCAGCCTGATGATATCTGTCAGCGACAACACCGCGACGGATGCACTCATTGACCTTGTATCGAGGGGCAGTCTGGAGACGATAAGTCCCTTGAACCGACCGTTTCTAACGACACGTGAGTTTTTTCAACTCAAACGCAGAAATGCCTCCGCCTTGCGAGAAACCTTCGAAGAAGGCGAATTTGACAAGCGAATGCAGATCCTTTCTGGGCTGTCCGGCAAGCCTCTGCCTGCGATAGGCGACCTGAACACGGACCCATTGCTGCAGATTGAGTGGTTTTTCTCTGGCAAAGAACTCTGCAAACTAATGTCCGATGTTCAACATCTGGACGTTGTTCAAATCAACCCGGGAATTGCCCTAAAAGGTGACTGGGAAGAGGTGGCCTACAAGGGAGGAAGTGATTTTGGTGCCCTTAACTTTACGACTGCACTCATATCGAAGGATGGTAACAGATACTGCGTGAGCGCAACCTGGAACCACACGCAAGCATTGGATGAGACAGCGTTCTCTATGCTGTATGCGGGACTTCTCCACCACCTCAAATAG
- a CDS encoding DUF2852 domain-containing protein (Derived by automated computational analysis using gene prediction method: Protein Homology.), which translates to MSYASDASGSQNGFGLERLDDLPKGAWIAIMVVAFILAWPIGLLVLGYLLWSGKMQSWRSDYRCSKRSRRRHGRRSRPTGNSAFDGYRSETLKRLEEEQEAFEAFLAQLRQAKDQKEFDEFMAMRTRGDEGSSPSPSAV; encoded by the coding sequence ATGTCCTACGCCTCGGATGCTTCCGGTTCCCAGAACGGGTTCGGTTTGGAGAGGCTTGATGATCTGCCGAAAGGTGCCTGGATTGCGATCATGGTGGTCGCGTTCATCCTAGCCTGGCCGATTGGTCTGCTGGTTTTGGGTTACCTGCTTTGGAGTGGAAAAATGCAATCTTGGAGAAGTGACTATCGTTGCAGCAAACGCAGCCGTCGCCGTCACGGGCGCCGTTCGCGGCCGACCGGAAACTCGGCTTTTGATGGCTATCGCAGCGAAACCTTGAAACGGCTTGAAGAAGAGCAGGAAGCGTTTGAAGCGTTTCTGGCCCAGCTTCGCCAGGCCAAGGACCAAAAAGAGTTCGATGAGTTTATGGCCATGCGCACGCGTGGTGATGAAGGGTCAAGCCCTTCACCATCAGCCGTCTAG